In Maniola jurtina chromosome 2, ilManJurt1.1, whole genome shotgun sequence, the following proteins share a genomic window:
- the LOC123871611 gene encoding 60S ribosomal protein L19, with translation MSSLKLQKRLAASVMRCGKKKVWLDPNEINEIANTNSRQNIRKMIKDGLVIKKPVAVHSRARVRKNTEARRKGRHCGFGKRRGTANARMPQKELWVQRQRVLRKLLLKYRTAKKIDRHLYHALYMKAKGNVFKNKRVLMEYIHRKKAEKARTKMLSDQAEARRNRVKEARKRREERIAAKKEELLQTFAREDEAAVTAKK, from the exons ATGAG TTCGTTAAAGCTGCAGAAGAGGCTTGCAGCCTCTGTTATGCGATGTGGTAAAAAGAAAGTGTGGTTAGATCCAAATGAAATCAATGAAATCGCCAACACCAACTCCA GACAGAACATCCGTAAGATGATCAAGGATGGTCTTGTCATCAAGAAGCCTGTTGCCGTGCACTCGCGCGCCCGCGTGCGCAAGAATACTGAGGCGAGAAGAAAAGGGCGTCACTGTGGCTTCGGTAAAAGAAGAGGTACAGCTAATGCCCGGATGCCGCAAAAA GAACTATGGGTACAAAGGCAGAGGGTGCTCCGTAAGCTGCTACTGAAGTACCGCACAGCCAAGAAGATAGACCGGCATCTGTACCACGCCCTGTACATGAAGGCGAAGGGTAATGTGTTCAAGAACAAACGTGTCCTCATGGAGTACATCCACCGGAAGAAGGCGGAGAAGGCTAGGACTAAGATGTTAAG CGACCAGGCGGAGGCGCGGCGCAACCGTGTGAAGGAGGCGCGCAAGCGGCGCGAGGAGCGCATCGCCGCCAAGAAGGAGGAGCTGCTGCAGACCTTCGCGCGCGAGGACGAGGCCGCCGTCACCGCCAAGAAGTGA
- the LOC123871419 gene encoding probable peroxisomal acyl-coenzyme A oxidase 1, with translation MAKINGDLNKERERCSFNISELTILMDGGPEKTKERRERENIMISKKNFYDGIPEEYLSYKEKYEQAVKKSVIVFGLVRRLQEEGKTTIHNYRDVLANLLRASDVSTGFPLALHYIMFMPAIINQGTKEQQAQWLPRAWDCNIIGSYAQTELGHGTFIRGLETTATYDPISEEFVLNSPTLTSYKWWGGGLGQTANYSIVVAQLYTKGECHGVHSFIVQVRDEESHMPLPGIKIGDIGSKFALNGINNGFLGFDHYRIPRNQMLMKHAQVLEDGTYVKSRNSKLNYGAMVFVRVVIAFDMVNYLSKAVTIAVRYSAVRRQCQRKAGEPESQILDYLTQQHKLFPALAACYAMKITASKLWDTFNTVNEELLAGNLERLPEIHALACCLKAISTSDTASFIETCRLACGGHGYMHSSNLPSTYGNAVAACTYEGDNTVLLLQTARFLAKTWQEIENDGGKLTPTVEYLRTAKVRGYSHKWVNSVENIVYGFQVVCMRKIATCVQDMQRRVASGLTFEDAWNLSSVQLVAAAEAHCRVIILSTFSSEIRGMTETTSPELKQVLNQVVELYSVYWALERLSDLLQYTTINQKDVDSLRVWYEELLAQLRPNAVGLVDAFDLKDEMLQSTLGSYDGRAYERLMEEALKSPLNAEPVNHTFHKYLKPFLRGKL, from the exons atggCAAAAATAAACGGAGATCTTAATAAGGAACGTGAGAGATGCAGTTTCAATATCAGCGAGTTGACGATCCTGATGGACGGTGGTCCAGAAAAGACGAAAGAAAGGAGAGAACGAG agAATATAATGataagcaaaaaaaatttttatgacGGTATCCCGGAGGAGTATCTGAGCTATAAGGAAAAATATGAGCAAGCTGTTAAAAAGTCAGTTATTGTCTTTGGCCTGGTGCGGCGACTGCAGGAGGAGGGGAAAACTACTATTCACAATTACAG GGACGTGTTGGCAAATCTCCTCCGTGCATCCGATGTGTCCACCGGATTTCCTCTGGCCTTGCATTACATCATGTTCATGCCAGCGATTATAAACCAGGGCACCAAGGAGCAGCAGGCGCAGTGGCTGCCCAGGGCGTGGGACTGTAACATCATCGGCAGCTATGCCCAA aCGGAGCTGGGTCACGGTACATTTATCCGCGGCTTGGAGACGACTGCAACTTACGATCCAATCAGCGAGGAGTTCGTGCTTAACAGCCCTACGCTCACTTCTTACAAGTGGTGGGGCGGTGGAT TGGGACAAACAGCGAACTATAGCATCGTAGTGGCACAACTGTACACCAAAGGAGAATGTCACGGAGTCCACTCGTTCATAGTTCAAGTTCGAGATGAAGAATCCCATATGCCTCTCCCTGGTATTAAGATTGGTGACATCGGTTCCAAGTTCGCTCTGAATGGAATAAACAACGGGTTTTTAGGGTTCGATCACTACAGGATACCCCGGAATCAGATGCTGATGAAACACGCACAGGTTTTAGAG GATGGCACATACGTAAAATCACGTAACAGCAAACTGAACTATGGTGCCATGGTGTTCGTCAGAGTGGTCATAGCTTTTGACATGGTGAATTATTTAAGCAAAGCGGTCACAATAGCTGTCAGATATTCTGCGGTTCGCAGACAATGCCAGAGAAAAGCTGG TGAACCAGAAAGTCAAATCCTAGACTATTTGACACAACAGCACAAACTATTTCCCGCTTTAGCCGCTTGTTACGCGATGAAGATAACTGCAAGCAAGCTGTGGGACACCTTCAATACTGTGAACGAAGAACTGCTCGCTGGTAATTTGGAGAGGCTACCCGAG ATCCATGCCCTGGCCTGCTGTCTGAAAGCCATAAGCACGTCAGACACGGCTAGCTTCATAGAGACATGTAGGCTGGCGTGTGGCGGCCACGGGTACATGCACTCCTCTAACCTGCCTTCTACGTATGGCAACGCTGTAGCTGCGTGCACCTATGAGGGAGATAATACTGTGCTGTTGCTGCAGACTGCCAG GTTCTTAGCAAAAACGTGGCAAGAAATAGAGAATGACGGCGGAAAACTAACACCAACAGTAGAATACTTGAGAACTGCCAAAGTTAGGGGTTACTCTCATAAATGGGTGAACTCGGTCGAAAATATCGTTTATGGATTCCAAGTTGTTTGTATGAG GAAAATTGCCACATGCGTTCAAGACATGCAAAGGAGGGTTGCCTCCGGTCTAACATTCGAAGATGCATGGAACTTATCATCCGTCCAGTTGGTCGCTGCTGCGGAG GCACATTGTAGAGTAATAATACTGTCGACATTTAGCAGTGAAATCAGAGGAATGACGGAAACAACATCACCAGAATTAAAACAAGTATTAAATCAAGTTGTGGAACTGTATTCAGTGTACTGGGCATTGGAGAGACTCAGCGATTTACTACAG TACAcgacaataaatcaaaaagatGTGGATAGTTTGCGAGTGTGGTATGAAGAGTTACTCGCACAGCTGCGGCCGAACGCTGTGGGTTTGGTAGATGCGTTTGATCTCAAAGATGAG ATGCTACAATCGACACTGGGTTCCTATGACGGACGTGCCTACGAGAGGCTGATGGAAGAAGCTCTCAAGAGCCCTCTCAACGCTGAACCGGTCAACCACACCTTCCACAAGTATCTGAAACCCTTCCTGCGGGGGAAACTGTGA